Proteins found in one Plasmodium knowlesi strain H genome assembly, chromosome: 12 genomic segment:
- a CDS encoding DNA/RNA-binding protein Alba 2, putative, whose product MPGSTKSDTKLDNEIRVSYKSDALDYVYKAVVLFETHDDVILSGVGKAITSVVNVAEMVKRRAKGLHQCTKVYEKEHIIKKEDPLAAKKEDKEEEEEEKKPGEEPEEGEENDKNKETENRTIEFRTTVPCIKIILTKNDTNVDKKEIGYQAPIDDKDVNVMTADQILKEKSYRRKYRTGRGGDRFRSSYRRNYYETPMWNNRRFEKKN is encoded by the exons ATGCCCGGAAGCACGAAGAGTGACACCAAATTAGATAATGAAATTCGAGTGAGCTACAAGAGTGATGCTCTAGATTACGTATACAAAGCAGTTGTCCTGTTTGAAACGCACGATGACGTGATCTTGTCCGGTGTCGGCAAGGCCATCACCTCGGTGGTCAACGTCGCGGAGATGGTCAAGAGGAGAGCCAAGGGATTACATCAGTGTACCAAGGTTTACGAGAAGGAGCACATCATTAAGAA AGAAGACCCACTTGCCGCAAAGAAAGAAgacaaggaggaggaagaagaggagaaaaagccCGGAGAAGAACCCGAGGAGGGTGAAGAAAACGACAAGAATAAGGAAACGGAAAATAGAACAATTGAATTCAGAACCACCGTCCCTtgcataaaaattattttaacaaaaaatgatACAAACGtagataaaaaggaaataggCTACCAAGCACCTATAGATGATAAGGACGTAAATGTCATGACTGCTGATCAAATACTAAAGGAAAAATCCTACAGACGAAAAt ATAGGACAGGTCGAGGCGGAGACAGGTTCAGATCGTCCTACCGCAGGAATTACTATGAGACCCCTATGTGGAATAACAGAAGatttgaaaagaagaattaa